AACAACGTGCAGCCCATTCCGCACTGATGAACCGGAATAGAATCGGCCTCCGGTGGGCGCCGCGAGATGCCCGAGCCCACGCGCCCCACATCGGGAGAAACGATGCGCCGCTGTCTCGTCGCCTGGGCACTGGTTGTCGCCCCGTTCGCCACCACGACTCGGGCGGCCGACCAGCCGAAGACCGCCGCCAAACCCAACGTCCTCTTCATTGCCATCGATGACCTGCGCGACTGGGTCGGCTTCCTGGGCGACAACCAGGTCAAGACCCCGAACATGGACCGGCTCGCCGCCCGCGGTCTGACGTTCACCCGGAGTTATTGCGCCGCCCCGGTCTGCAACCCGTCGCGCACGGCACTCATGAGTGGACTGCGACCCGGGTCGACCGGGGTGTACGAGAACAACGCCGACTGGCGGACCACCAACGCCGCGGGCGTCACCCACCTGACGAAACACTTCATGGCGAACGGCTACTTTGCATCCGGGGCCGGGAAGATTTACCACGGCAGCTACCCGCCGCCCAAGGACTACTGGAACGACTTCGCCAACCAGGGGGCCGAGGAAGACGACACGCCGAAGGCGAAGAAGGGCAAGCCCGGCGATGACAGTTGGGGCTTCGGCAACTTCCAGTTCGGCCCGACCACCGGCGGCGACGATTCGTTGGCCGACTACCATATCGTCAGCTACTGCGTGAAGGAACTCCGCAAGAAGCACGACAAGCCCTTCTTCCTGGCCTGCGGGTTGCACAAGCCGCACCTTCCCTGGCACGTCCCGCAGAAGTATTTCGACCTCTACCCGCTCGACCAGATCAAGCTGCCGCCCGTCAAGGAGAACGACCTCGCGGACGTTCCGCCGGCCGGGTTCAGGATGGCGAAGCCAGCCGGGGACCACAAAAAGATCGTTGAGGCCGGGAAGTGGAAAGAGGCGGTACGGGCCTATCTCGCCACCATCTCGTATTGCGACGCGATGGTCGGCCGGCTGATCGACGAGTTCGACAAGTCGGCCTACCGCGACAATACGGTCGTGGTGCTGTGGAGCGACCACGGCTGGCACCTCGGGGAGAAGGAACACTGGCGGAAGTTCGCCCTGTGGGAAGAGGCCACGCGGTCGCCGGCCGTGTACATCGTGCCGGGGCTAACGAAGCCGGGCACCGTCTGCGAGCGGACGGTCGACCACATGAGCCTGTATCCTACCCTCTGCGACCTCTGCGGGCTCGACACCCCGAAACACGTCCAGGGCAAGAGCATCAAATCCCTCCTGGGCGACCCCGCCGCGCCGTGGGCCGACCCGGCCGTGACGACCTACCTGCACAACAACCACGCGGTGCGGACGGAAAAGTGGCGGTACATCCGCTACGCGGACGGCAGCGAGGAACTGTACGACCATGCCGCCGACCCCCACGAGTGGACGAACCTGGCCACGGCCGAGAAATACGCGGGCGTGAAAAAAGACCTCGCGAAGTGGCTGCCGACCGAGAACAAACCCGACGCCGGGAAGAAAGGAAAGCAGTAAAAATTTTCGCCGCAGACACACGCAGATGAACGCGGATCAGAAAAGATCAGATCGAATTCAATCTTTTCTGATCGCGTTCATCTGCGTGTGTCTGCGGCGAAAATTTTGGGGACTACCCATGATGCGACCGATGTTGGCGGCGGTGATTCTTGTCGGGGTATTCACTTCCGCGGCGCCGGCGGCGGAACCGGCGCGGCCGAACGTACTGTTCGTGATCGCCGACGATTGGGGGTACGGCCACGCCGGGGCTTATGGGTGTAAGTGGGTGAATACGCCGGCGTTCGACCGGGTGGCGAAGGAAGGCGTGCTGTTCAACCATTGCTTCACGTCGAACCCCAAGTGCAGCCCGTGTCGGGCCAGCATCCTGACCGGCCGTAACTCGTGGCAAACGGAAGAGGCGTGCTGTCACTTCGGCATCTTCCGCGCGAAGTGGGCCGTCTACCCGGACCTATTGGAATCGGCCGGCTACCACGTCGGTTTTACTGGCAAAGGGTGGGGGCCGGGCGACTTCAAGACCGGCGGGTTCAAGCGCAATCCGGCCGGGCCGGCTTACAGCAAGTACACGACCAAGGTGCCGACCAAAGGGATCGCCGCCACCGACTATGCCCGCAACTTCGAGGACTTCCTGGCCGCGCGAAAGCCCGGGCAGCCGTTCTGCTTCTGGTACGGCGGCCACGAACCGCACCGCGACTACGAAGAAGGCTCCGGCGTCCGCGCTGGCAAAAAGCTCGCGGACGTGGACCTGCCGGCCTACTACCCCAACTCGCCCGTCATCCGCAGCGACTACCTCGACTACGCGGTCGAAGTCGAGTGGTTCGATTCGCACCTGGGGAAGATCCTCAAGCAACTCGAAGCCGCCAACGAACTCGACAACACACTGATCGTGGTGACGTCCGACCACGGTGCCCCGTTCCCGCGCATCAAGGGGCAGATTTACGAGAGCGGCTACCACATCCCACTCGCCATCCGCTGGGGCGCTCAGGTGAAAGGCGGCCGGACGGTCGACGACTTCATCAACGTCCGGGACTTTTCGCCGACGTTCCTCGTGGCCGCAGGTGTGCCGGTTCCTGCAACGGTGACCGGCAAAAGCTTCGTCGACGTGCTGAAGGCAGAAAAATCCGGGTGGGTGGATGCGACGCGCAACCGCATGCTGATCGGCAAGGAGCGGCACGACCTCGGCCGCCCGGACGACCTCGGCTACCCGGCCCGGGCGATCCGCACCCCGGAATACTTGTACGTCCGCAACTTCGAGCCGGACCGCTGGCCCGTCGGCAACCCCGAGACCGGCTACCGCAACTGCGACGACGGGCCGTCCAAGACGCACATCCTGACCTCCTTCGACCGTTTCTACAAACTCTGCTTCGGCAAGCGTCCGGCGGAGGAGCTTTACCGGGTCGACAAAGACGGCGACTGCGTGACCAACCTCGCCGAAGATTCGTCGCTCCGGGAGGTGAAAGAAGCCCTCCGCAAGGAGATGGAAGAGTTGTTGCGGAAGGACGAAGACCCGCGGATACTGGGCAACGGCAAGGTGTTCGACACGTACCAGTACGTCGGCCCGCGGAAGCACGCATACGACACCTGGCTCAAGAACCAGTGACCACCCGCGCGAGTCGGATTCACAACGGACAGGACCACGCACGCCATGAAGCATTTCCTCCCCACACTGGGAGCGGTCGTCCTCTTCACCGCGATGGCCTCCGGCCAGACACCCCCGCCGGCCGCCGCGGGTAAGCCGAACGTCGTCTTCATCCTGGCGGACGACATCGGGTATGGCGATTTCAGCTGCTATGGGGCAACGAAGGTGCGGACGCCGAACGTCGACAAGCTGGCGGCCGCGGGAATGAAGTTCACGGACGCCCACACGCCAGCCAGCGTCTGCACGCCGACGCGGTACTCGCTAATGACCGGCCAGTACGCCTTTCGCCATCCGCCGGGCTCGCGCATTCTCAGCGGGGTCGCCCCACTTTCGATCCCGACCAACACCGTCACGCTCCCCAAGCTCTTCCAGCGCGCCGGGTACGCGACCGGCGTGGTCGGCAAGTGGCACCTCGGCCTGGGTGAGAAGGAGCCGGATTACAACAAGGAGGTTAAGCCCGGTCCCCGCGAGGTCGGGTTCGACTACTCGTTCATCATCCCGGCCACGGGCGACCGGACGCCGTGCGTGTACATGGAAAACGGCCGGGTGGTCAATTACGACCCGAAAGATCCGATCACGGTCAACTACACGAAGAAGGTGGGCACCGAGCCGACGGGCAAGGAAAACCCCGACCAGCTCACCAACCAGAAACCGAGCCACGGGCACGACATGACGATCGTGAATGGCATCAGCCGGATCGGTTGGATGACCGGCGGGACAGCCGCCCGCTGGAAAGACGAGGACACCGCGGACGACCTTTCAAAGCGGGCCGTCTCGTTCATCGCCCAACACAAGGAGAAGCCGTTCTTCCTTTGCTTCGCCACGCACGACATTCACGTCCCGCGGGTACCGAACGAGCGATTCCGGGGCAAAAGCGGCTGCGGGCTGCGGGGCGACGCGATCGTCCAGTTCGACTGGCAGGTGGGCGAAGTGCTGGCAGCCCTCGAAAAGAACGGCCTGGCCGACAACACCCTTGTGATCGTGAGCAGCGACAACGGCGGCGTGATGGACGACGGCTATCAGGACGGCTCGGGGAACGACGCGAGCGGGCACAGGTGCAACGGCCCCCTGCGCGGCTTCAAGGGCGGACTGTACGAAGGCGGCCACCGCGTCCCCCTGATCGCCCGCTGGCCGGGCAAGGTGCCGGCAGGGAAGACGTCAGCCGAACTGGTCTGCCTGGTCGATACGATGGCGACGGCCGCCAAGATACTCGACCAATCGCTGCCGCCGGGCGCGGCCCCGGACAGTGTAAACGTATTCCCGTGTTTACTGGCCGAAAAGCCGGGGAAGCCGTGCCGAGAATCGCTGATCATGCAATCGGGCGGCGGAGCCCTAGCGATCCGCAAAGGCCCGTGGAAGTTAATCCCAGAGACCGGCAAGAAAGTGAAGGGCGGGCCCGAACTCTATAACCTCGCGGACGACATCGGCGAGACGAAGAACTTGGCCGCCGAGAACCCGGACCGGGTCAAGGAACTGACTGCACTTCTCGCCGCCACGCGTGACGTGAAGGCTGTGGTCGGGGGAAAGAAGTAGCGTCATCCGAGCAACCAGGCTCAGATATTCTGGTCGATGTTTTGGTTGCACGTCGCGAAACCTTGGCGCTGCTGGCTGGGTATAGGAAGCGATCATTGGGCGAGCGGCAAAGTTCAAGATGGGTCCGCGCGATCAGCGGAAAAAATGACCCTCGTTGCCGAACACCCGAACAGCCCGTCCCTGGAGTCCCACTGTGATTCGAGCTGTTGCCGCCGTCTTGCTTGCCTGTGTCGCGACTGCCGCCAGAGCGGCCGAAGCCCCCGCGCCGGTCGGTGCCAAAGCCGAGTTCACACTCGCCGAGGCGGCCACCGGGCGCTTGTGGCCGCTCGCCGAACGGACGCGGGACGCGAAAGGAACGGTGATCGCGTTCCTGGCGGGCGGGTGCCAGGCGAGTACCGCCTACGGCCCTCGCCTGGCCGAGCTTCACAAGAAGTATTCTGCCCTCGGCGTCACCTTCGTCGCCGTTTACTGTCATCCGGCCGACGACGCGGCCGGGGCCGCCAAACACGCGAAAGAACTAAGCCTGCCGTTCCCCGCCCTGATCGACGACGAAACCCACGTCGCGGAGAAACTGGCTGTCACGCGAGTTCCGTCAGTCATCGTCCTCGATACGTCCCGTGCGGCTCGGTACGCCGGCCGGATCGACGACCAGTTCGGCCCCGGTCTTCACCGCCCGGCCGCCACGACCCACGAACTGGCGGATGCGATCGACGACGTGCTGGCCGGCCACGAGGTCAAGGTTTCTAGCGCCCCGGCCACCGGCTGCCTGGTGACCCGATCGCGAACGGCCAAGCCGGGCGAGCCTGCCGTCACTTACTACAAGGACGTGGTGGCCATCCTCCAAACGCGGTGCCAGGAGTGCCACCGGGCCGGCGAGGCCGGGCCGTTCGCATTGACCAGCTTCAAACAGACCAGGAACTGGGCGGACATGATCCGCGAGGTCGTCGCGGGCGGCACCATGCCGCCGTGGAGTTCGGACGCACCGCCCGGACATTTCAAGAACGACCGCCGGCTGACACCGGCGGAGAAAGCCACCCTACTGGCGTGGGTCGACGCCGGCTGCCCCGAGGGCAACGCGGTGGACGCGCCGCCGGTGCCGAAGTTCGTGACCGGCTGGCGGTTCGGCCGCGAGCCCGACGAAGTTCTGAAGATGGCCGAGCCGATCAAAATCCCCGCCCAGTCGCCGTTCGGGTGGGGCCTGCCGTACCAATACGTTCCCGTCGGTAAGCCGTTCGCGGAAGACAAGTGGGTGACGGGGGTGGAAGTCCGGCCGGGGTATCGGGCGGCCGTCCACCACATCATCGCGTTCGTCCTCCCGCCCGGGGCCAACATCTGGGACATCGCGGGCAAAGAGTTCGGCAAGCATATGCTGGGCGCTTTCGTCCCGGGCGACCAACCGATCATCGCACCGCCGGGTGGGGCTCGCAAGTTGGAGAAGGGGAGCCGGATTCTGTTCGAGGTCCACTACACCCCGAACGGGACGCCCGGCGACGACCAGTCGATGGTCGGCCTGATTTACGCCAAGGAACCGCCCGAGCGGGAACTCCACAACTGGGCCATCTTCAACGGCCGGTTCCAGATCCCGCCGGGGGCGGCGGACCACGAAGTCCAGTCCGTTTACAAGTTCCCGAAGCCGGCCGACGTCATTCTCATGACGCCGCACATGCACCTGCGCGGCAAGTCGTTCAAGTACGAAC
This is a stretch of genomic DNA from Fimbriiglobus ruber. It encodes these proteins:
- a CDS encoding sulfatase family protein, translated to MKHFLPTLGAVVLFTAMASGQTPPPAAAGKPNVVFILADDIGYGDFSCYGATKVRTPNVDKLAAAGMKFTDAHTPASVCTPTRYSLMTGQYAFRHPPGSRILSGVAPLSIPTNTVTLPKLFQRAGYATGVVGKWHLGLGEKEPDYNKEVKPGPREVGFDYSFIIPATGDRTPCVYMENGRVVNYDPKDPITVNYTKKVGTEPTGKENPDQLTNQKPSHGHDMTIVNGISRIGWMTGGTAARWKDEDTADDLSKRAVSFIAQHKEKPFFLCFATHDIHVPRVPNERFRGKSGCGLRGDAIVQFDWQVGEVLAALEKNGLADNTLVIVSSDNGGVMDDGYQDGSGNDASGHRCNGPLRGFKGGLYEGGHRVPLIARWPGKVPAGKTSAELVCLVDTMATAAKILDQSLPPGAAPDSVNVFPCLLAEKPGKPCRESLIMQSGGGALAIRKGPWKLIPETGKKVKGGPELYNLADDIGETKNLAAENPDRVKELTALLAATRDVKAVVGGKK
- a CDS encoding redoxin domain-containing protein — its product is MIRAVAAVLLACVATAARAAEAPAPVGAKAEFTLAEAATGRLWPLAERTRDAKGTVIAFLAGGCQASTAYGPRLAELHKKYSALGVTFVAVYCHPADDAAGAAKHAKELSLPFPALIDDETHVAEKLAVTRVPSVIVLDTSRAARYAGRIDDQFGPGLHRPAATTHELADAIDDVLAGHEVKVSSAPATGCLVTRSRTAKPGEPAVTYYKDVVAILQTRCQECHRAGEAGPFALTSFKQTRNWADMIREVVAGGTMPPWSSDAPPGHFKNDRRLTPAEKATLLAWVDAGCPEGNAVDAPPVPKFVTGWRFGREPDEVLKMAEPIKIPAQSPFGWGLPYQYVPVGKPFAEDKWVTGVEVRPGYRAAVHHIIAFVLPPGANIWDIAGKEFGKHMLGAFVPGDQPIIAPPGGARKLEKGSRILFEVHYTPNGTPGDDQSMVGLIYAKEPPERELHNWAIFNGRFQIPPGAADHEVQSVYKFPKPADVILMTPHMHLRGKSFKYELVTTGPDGGEKREVLLNVPKYDFNWQVSYVFKEPRRVPAGAKIVCTAHFDNSAQNPVNPDPTKLVRWGNQTWDEMMIGFVMYADVKE
- a CDS encoding sulfatase → MMRPMLAAVILVGVFTSAAPAAEPARPNVLFVIADDWGYGHAGAYGCKWVNTPAFDRVAKEGVLFNHCFTSNPKCSPCRASILTGRNSWQTEEACCHFGIFRAKWAVYPDLLESAGYHVGFTGKGWGPGDFKTGGFKRNPAGPAYSKYTTKVPTKGIAATDYARNFEDFLAARKPGQPFCFWYGGHEPHRDYEEGSGVRAGKKLADVDLPAYYPNSPVIRSDYLDYAVEVEWFDSHLGKILKQLEAANELDNTLIVVTSDHGAPFPRIKGQIYESGYHIPLAIRWGAQVKGGRTVDDFINVRDFSPTFLVAAGVPVPATVTGKSFVDVLKAEKSGWVDATRNRMLIGKERHDLGRPDDLGYPARAIRTPEYLYVRNFEPDRWPVGNPETGYRNCDDGPSKTHILTSFDRFYKLCFGKRPAEELYRVDKDGDCVTNLAEDSSLREVKEALRKEMEELLRKDEDPRILGNGKVFDTYQYVGPRKHAYDTWLKNQ
- a CDS encoding sulfatase, with product MRRCLVAWALVVAPFATTTRAADQPKTAAKPNVLFIAIDDLRDWVGFLGDNQVKTPNMDRLAARGLTFTRSYCAAPVCNPSRTALMSGLRPGSTGVYENNADWRTTNAAGVTHLTKHFMANGYFASGAGKIYHGSYPPPKDYWNDFANQGAEEDDTPKAKKGKPGDDSWGFGNFQFGPTTGGDDSLADYHIVSYCVKELRKKHDKPFFLACGLHKPHLPWHVPQKYFDLYPLDQIKLPPVKENDLADVPPAGFRMAKPAGDHKKIVEAGKWKEAVRAYLATISYCDAMVGRLIDEFDKSAYRDNTVVVLWSDHGWHLGEKEHWRKFALWEEATRSPAVYIVPGLTKPGTVCERTVDHMSLYPTLCDLCGLDTPKHVQGKSIKSLLGDPAAPWADPAVTTYLHNNHAVRTEKWRYIRYADGSEELYDHAADPHEWTNLATAEKYAGVKKDLAKWLPTENKPDAGKKGKQ